A genome region from Anastrepha obliqua isolate idAnaObli1 chromosome 4, idAnaObli1_1.0, whole genome shotgun sequence includes the following:
- the LOC129245940 gene encoding 40S ribosomal protein S23 — protein MGKPRGLRTARKHVNHRRDQRWADKDYKKAHLGTRWKANPFGGASHAKGIVLEKVGVEAKQPNSAIRKCVRVQLIKNGKKITAFVPRDGSLNYIEENDEVLVAGFGRKGHAVGDIPGVRFKVVKVANVSLLALYKEKKERPRS, from the exons ATGG GCAAGCCAAGAGGTCTCCGCACAGCGAGAAAGCATGTGAACCATCGTCGTGATCAGCGTTGGGCTGACAAAGACTACAAAAAAGCCCATTTGGGAACCAGATGGAAGGCCAATCCTTTTGGAGGAGCGTCTCATGCTAAAGGCATCGTTCTTGAAAAAGT tGGCGTTGAGGCTAAGCAGCCTAATTCTGCTATCCGTAAGTGTGTAAGAGTGCAGCTcatcaaaaatggcaaaaaaatcacCGCATTCGTCCCACGTGACGGTAGCTTGAACTACATTGAAGAAAACGATGAAGTCTTGGTCGCTGGTTTCGGTCGTAAAGGTCACGCCGTGGGTGATATTCCCGGTGTACGTTTCAAGGTAGTTAAGGTTGCGAACGTTTCATTGCTTGCCTTGTATAAGGAGAAGAAAGAACGCCCAAGGTCGTAA